The following proteins are co-located in the Bordetella bronchialis genome:
- a CDS encoding sulfurtransferase — MSPVTNIAAYKFVTLDDLQALRARMLDTAAAHDLKGTVLLAEEGINLFLSGGAQGVAGFLDWLRADPRFAGLEVKSSYSEQIPFRKLLVKIKREIIRMNHPAIRPEAGRAPSVDARTLARWLASGRDDAGQPIVMLDTRNAFEVDAGTFEGALDWRIDRFTQFPEALRAHRDELQGKTVVSFCTGGIRCEKAALYMAREGVRDVYQLEGGILKYFEETGGAGFKGSCFVFDERELLGPDLAPAAGAAH, encoded by the coding sequence ATGTCCCCCGTCACGAATATCGCCGCCTACAAATTCGTCACCCTGGATGACCTGCAAGCGCTGCGCGCGCGCATGCTGGATACCGCGGCGGCGCACGACTTGAAAGGCACCGTGCTGCTGGCCGAGGAAGGCATCAACCTTTTCCTGTCGGGCGGCGCGCAGGGCGTTGCAGGGTTCCTGGACTGGCTGCGCGCGGATCCCCGCTTCGCCGGCCTGGAAGTGAAGTCCAGCTATTCGGAACAGATTCCGTTTCGCAAACTGCTGGTCAAGATCAAGCGGGAAATCATTCGCATGAACCATCCGGCGATCCGGCCGGAAGCGGGGCGGGCGCCCAGCGTGGACGCGCGCACGCTGGCCCGCTGGCTGGCCAGCGGCCGCGACGATGCCGGGCAGCCTATCGTCATGCTCGATACCCGTAATGCCTTCGAGGTCGATGCCGGTACCTTCGAGGGTGCGCTGGACTGGCGCATCGATCGATTCACCCAGTTTCCCGAGGCGCTGCGCGCGCATCGGGACGAGCTCCAGGGCAAGACCGTGGTCAGCTTCTGCACCGGCGGCATACGCTGCGAAAAAGCCGCCCTTTACATGGCGCGGGAAGGCGTGCGCGACGTCTACCAGCTGGAAGGCGGCATACTGAAGTACTTCGAGGAAACGGGCGGCGCCGGTTTCAAGGGAAGTTGCTTCGTTTTCGACGAGCGCGAGCTGTTGGGGCCGGACCTGGCGCCGGCCGCCGGCGCCGCGCATTAA
- a CDS encoding 5'-methylthioadenosine/adenosylhomocysteine nucleosidase, producing the protein MAALHDEIAGLLAHMGPDAACRRIGMRDYYVGELYGQPCVVVLARIGKVAAAATAVTLIRDFDVRALLFTGLAGGIAPGVRVGDVVIADALVHHDLDARPLFPQYEVPLLAVSLLPTDARMNGVLAQCAADYLALALARDVDAATRDLFAIGAPMLHRGLVASGDRFVGDADTAATVHAGLPDTLCVEMEGAAVAQVCHEYQVPCAVMRTISDRADAAAPVDFAAFLNHIASHYSSGIVSRFIEAYTD; encoded by the coding sequence ATGGCTGCCCTGCATGACGAGATCGCCGGCTTGCTGGCACATATGGGGCCGGACGCGGCGTGCCGGCGCATCGGCATGCGTGACTATTATGTCGGCGAACTCTACGGCCAGCCCTGCGTGGTGGTGCTCGCGCGCATCGGCAAGGTGGCGGCGGCGGCCACGGCCGTCACGCTGATCCGCGACTTCGACGTGCGCGCCCTGTTGTTCACCGGCCTGGCGGGCGGCATCGCGCCCGGCGTGCGCGTCGGCGATGTCGTCATCGCCGACGCGCTGGTGCACCACGACCTGGATGCGCGGCCGCTATTTCCGCAATACGAGGTGCCGCTGCTCGCGGTCAGCCTGCTGCCGACGGACGCGCGGATGAACGGGGTGCTGGCGCAGTGCGCGGCCGATTACCTGGCCCTGGCGCTGGCGCGCGACGTGGATGCCGCGACGCGCGATCTGTTCGCCATCGGGGCACCCATGCTGCATCGCGGCCTGGTGGCCAGCGGCGACCGCTTCGTGGGCGATGCGGATACCGCCGCCACGGTCCACGCCGGCCTGCCCGACACGCTCTGCGTGGAAATGGAAGGCGCCGCGGTGGCCCAGGTGTGCCACGAATACCAGGTGCCCTGTGCCGTGATGCGGACGATCTCCGATCGGGCGGATGCCGCCGCGCCGGTGGATTTCGCCGCTTTCCTGAATCACATCGCCAGCCACTATTCCAGCGGCATCGTCAGCCGCTTCATCGAGGCATACACCGACTAG
- the metG gene encoding methionine--tRNA ligase: protein MPRTLFVTTALPYANGSFHIGHIMEYIQADIWVRSMRMAGHTVHFVGADDAHGAPIMLKAESEGITPRELVARYAAERPRYLNGFHVRFDHWHSTDTPENVALSQDIYRALKAQGLIETRTIEQFYDPVKGMFLADRYIKGECPVCHAKDQYGDSCEVCGAVYAPTDLINPYSTLTQATPVLKSSEHFFFKLSDPRCVAFLREWTAGANAAGTRRLQPEVLAKTREWLGADDAQAKLGDWDISREAPYFGIEIPDAPGKYFYVWLDAPVGYLASLKAYCDKQGMDFDALLDPAGATEQVHFIGKDIIYFHALFWPAMLKFAGRKTPDALNVHGFITVSGEKMSKSRGTGISPLRYLEVGMDPEWLRYYIAAKLNAKVEDVDFTAEDFIARVNSDLIGKYVNIASRAANFITRHFGGALAYQGDTKALSAELAEQAETVRAALEAREYGRAIRDIMACADRINQAFDAAQPWVMAKGIATAGEDQKAALQDICSRALAGFKALSVMLAPVLPALADRVARELFGQPAPFVWQDAAMLPLSIAPFKHLMQRVDPAMLDALVDVPAAAAAPAAKAAKSQGAGAKPAASSAPATSVAGTAGESAGGLPGGEAIAGTIAIDDFAKIDLRVARIVDCEEVEGSTKLLRLTLDVGEGRHRNVFSGIKSAYKPQDLIGKLTVMVANLAPRKMKFGISEGMVLAASHADESAQPGIFVLEPHSGAQPGMRVS, encoded by the coding sequence ATGCCTCGTACCCTGTTCGTCACCACCGCCCTGCCCTACGCCAACGGCTCGTTCCACATCGGCCACATCATGGAGTACATCCAGGCCGACATCTGGGTCAGGAGCATGCGCATGGCGGGGCATACGGTGCATTTCGTGGGCGCGGACGATGCCCATGGCGCGCCCATCATGCTGAAGGCGGAAAGCGAAGGCATTACGCCGCGCGAACTGGTGGCGCGCTATGCCGCCGAACGGCCGCGCTACCTGAACGGCTTCCACGTCCGGTTCGACCACTGGCACTCCACCGACACGCCGGAGAACGTCGCGCTGTCGCAGGACATCTATCGCGCGCTGAAGGCCCAGGGGCTGATCGAGACCCGCACCATCGAGCAGTTCTACGATCCGGTCAAGGGAATGTTCCTGGCCGATCGCTACATCAAGGGCGAATGCCCGGTGTGCCACGCCAAGGATCAGTACGGCGACTCCTGCGAAGTCTGCGGCGCGGTCTATGCGCCGACCGACCTGATCAATCCCTACTCCACCCTGACCCAGGCAACGCCGGTCCTGAAGAGCTCCGAACATTTCTTCTTCAAGCTGTCGGATCCGCGCTGCGTGGCCTTCCTGCGCGAATGGACGGCCGGGGCCAATGCCGCCGGCACGCGCCGCCTGCAGCCGGAAGTCCTGGCGAAAACGCGCGAGTGGCTGGGCGCTGACGATGCCCAGGCCAAGCTCGGCGACTGGGACATCTCGCGCGAGGCGCCCTACTTCGGCATCGAGATCCCCGACGCGCCGGGCAAGTATTTCTATGTCTGGCTGGACGCGCCGGTGGGCTACCTGGCCTCGCTGAAGGCCTATTGCGATAAGCAGGGCATGGACTTCGATGCGCTGCTGGACCCCGCCGGCGCGACGGAACAGGTGCACTTCATCGGCAAGGACATCATCTACTTCCACGCCCTGTTCTGGCCGGCGATGCTGAAGTTCGCGGGCCGCAAGACGCCGGATGCGCTGAACGTCCACGGTTTCATCACCGTCAGCGGCGAGAAAATGTCCAAGAGCCGGGGCACGGGCATATCGCCCCTGCGCTACCTGGAAGTCGGCATGGATCCGGAGTGGCTGCGCTACTACATCGCCGCCAAGCTCAATGCCAAGGTAGAGGACGTCGACTTCACCGCCGAGGATTTCATCGCCCGCGTCAACAGCGACCTGATCGGCAAGTACGTCAATATCGCCAGCCGCGCGGCCAATTTCATCACCCGCCACTTCGGCGGCGCGCTGGCCTACCAAGGCGACACCAAGGCGCTGTCGGCCGAACTGGCCGAGCAGGCCGAAACCGTGCGCGCGGCGCTGGAAGCCCGCGAGTACGGCCGCGCCATCCGCGACATCATGGCCTGCGCCGACCGCATCAACCAGGCGTTCGACGCCGCGCAGCCCTGGGTCATGGCCAAGGGCATCGCCACCGCGGGCGAAGACCAGAAGGCCGCTTTGCAGGACATCTGTTCGCGCGCCCTGGCCGGCTTCAAGGCGCTGTCCGTCATGCTGGCGCCGGTATTGCCGGCCCTGGCCGACCGTGTCGCCCGCGAACTCTTCGGCCAACCGGCCCCCTTCGTGTGGCAGGACGCCGCCATGCTGCCCCTGAGCATCGCGCCGTTCAAGCACCTGATGCAGCGCGTCGACCCCGCCATGCTGGACGCCCTGGTCGACGTCCCGGCAGCGGCCGCGGCGCCCGCCGCCAAGGCCGCCAAGTCCCAAGGGGCGGGCGCCAAGCCCGCCGCCTCTTCCGCGCCCGCCACGTCCGTCGCGGGCACCGCTGGGGAATCGGCCGGCGGCTTGCCGGGCGGCGAAGCCATCGCCGGCACGATCGCCATCGACGACTTCGCCAAGATCGACCTGCGGGTGGCCCGCATCGTCGATTGCGAGGAAGTCGAAGGCTCGACCAAGCTGCTGCGCCTGACGCTGGATGTCGGCGAAGGGCGCCATCGCAACGTGTTTTCCGGCATCAAGTCCGCCTACAAGCCGCAGGACCTGATCGGCAAGCTGACCGTCATGGTCGCCAACCTGGCGCCACGCAAGATGAAGTTCGGCATATCCGAAGGCATGGTGCTGGCGGCCAGCCACGCGGACGAATCGGCCCAGCCCGGCATCTTTGTGCTGGAGCCCCATTCCGGCGCGCAGCCTGGAATGCGGGTCAGTTGA
- the apbC gene encoding iron-sulfur cluster carrier protein ApbC — protein sequence MSLTIQQIKAVLEGVTDPQTGASIGKYVKDRDIHVDTDPVSVAVELGYPARSRQQALRQAVVDALAAAGAPGARVSVTWKIATHAVQRGLKPLPNVANIIAVASGKGGVGKSTTAVNLALALAAEGAQVGVLDADIYGPSVPTMLGISGRPVSHDNKSMEPLQGHGLQANSIGFLIDADSPAIWRGPMVTQALEQLLRQTNWRSLDYLIVDMPPGTGDIALTLAQKVPVVGAVIVTTPQDIALLDARKGLRMFEKVEVPVLGVVENMSVHICSNCGHAEHIFGEGGGKRMAEQYGVAWLGGLPLTMNIREQTDAGNPTVAADPSSEAASLYRDIAVRVAAAVAELPRDMAGRIPNVVVQPS from the coding sequence ATGAGTTTGACGATCCAACAAATAAAGGCGGTCCTGGAAGGTGTAACGGACCCGCAAACCGGCGCCAGCATCGGTAAATATGTAAAAGACCGCGACATCCACGTGGACACGGATCCGGTATCCGTGGCGGTGGAGCTGGGCTACCCCGCGCGTTCGCGGCAACAGGCCCTGCGGCAGGCGGTCGTGGATGCGCTGGCGGCCGCCGGCGCGCCCGGGGCCCGCGTTTCCGTCACCTGGAAAATCGCCACGCATGCCGTGCAGCGCGGGTTGAAGCCCTTGCCCAATGTCGCCAATATCATCGCGGTGGCGTCCGGCAAGGGTGGCGTGGGCAAGAGCACCACCGCGGTGAACCTGGCGCTGGCCCTGGCGGCCGAAGGCGCCCAGGTGGGCGTGCTGGACGCGGACATCTATGGCCCGAGCGTGCCGACCATGCTGGGCATCTCCGGCCGCCCGGTCAGCCACGACAACAAATCCATGGAGCCGCTGCAAGGCCATGGCTTGCAGGCCAATTCCATCGGTTTCCTGATCGATGCCGATTCGCCGGCGATCTGGCGCGGTCCCATGGTGACCCAGGCGCTGGAACAGCTGCTGCGGCAGACCAACTGGCGGTCGCTGGACTACCTGATCGTCGACATGCCCCCGGGCACGGGGGATATCGCCCTGACGCTGGCGCAGAAGGTGCCGGTGGTCGGTGCCGTCATCGTCACCACGCCCCAGGACATCGCGCTGCTGGATGCCCGCAAGGGCCTGCGCATGTTCGAGAAGGTCGAGGTGCCCGTGCTGGGCGTGGTCGAGAACATGTCCGTGCACATCTGCAGCAATTGCGGCCACGCCGAACACATCTTCGGCGAAGGCGGCGGCAAACGCATGGCCGAGCAGTACGGCGTGGCATGGCTGGGCGGCCTGCCGCTGACCATGAATATCCGCGAGCAGACCGACGCCGGCAATCCCACGGTGGCGGCGGACCCTTCCAGCGAGGCCGCCAGCCTGTACCGGGACATCGCGGTCCGGGTCGCGGCGGCCGTGGCGGAGTTGCCACGCGACATGGCCGGCAGGATTCCGAACGTCGTCGTCCAGCCCAGCTGA
- a CDS encoding autotransporter assembly complex protein TamA: MRWLAGLSLYVLLALVQNAYAKPEIVIDPGTVDPASIKAVNDAVEVIARLAADQDGGEADRLRRRARDAALAALATQGYFAARVTLKTGSDVGGGTWDIAIEAGVRATIVAVDLLFTGRIAQPRYAARVAALRKGWSLPVGHPFVNEEWNKAKSALLNDVSDKDFLLARIAASSADVQADQGQVRLKVQIDSGPAVRMGDLEIDGLQRVPASLVRRYVRYKPGDPYDQDKLNDWQQVLQSTSFFRGAFVSMVRPGGGTITPPEQTPAVSTPQGDPGVASGAQPAAPVDSNGEITLPVQVRVVEAPPKRFSASLGVDSDVGVGVEALYRQQVVLGQPLTMESGFGVNRLRQRVYTDFYLPPDGKGNKDSIGVLAEHSDIQGQDVTRFALGATRLQERHGQGRVDYETRWGLLAAHDSVKIEGASDYDLPSLTGTVEWLRRDVDDKYDPRDGNLVALGGGLGVTLDTGRPYSRARARAQRWWPVGQRDVFTLRGEIGKVWSDSTRVPPDFGFRTGGARSIRGYRYLSIGADRGDAVVDAPTLLVGSIEYDHYFDERWGVGFFVDAGDAAQSFGDMRMAVGYGVGARVRTPAGPLFLDVAYGQRDHSLRLAFSLGIAF; encoded by the coding sequence ATGCGTTGGCTTGCGGGCCTTTCGCTCTACGTCCTGCTGGCGCTGGTCCAGAATGCGTACGCCAAGCCCGAGATCGTCATCGACCCCGGCACGGTGGACCCGGCGTCCATCAAGGCCGTCAACGATGCCGTCGAAGTCATTGCCCGGCTGGCGGCGGACCAGGACGGCGGCGAGGCCGACCGCCTGCGCCGCCGCGCCCGCGATGCCGCCTTGGCGGCACTGGCTACCCAAGGGTATTTCGCCGCGCGCGTCACCTTGAAGACCGGCAGCGATGTGGGGGGCGGCACCTGGGACATCGCCATCGAGGCCGGCGTGCGCGCCACGATCGTCGCCGTGGACCTGTTATTCACGGGCCGCATCGCGCAACCTCGGTATGCGGCGCGCGTTGCCGCCCTGCGCAAGGGCTGGTCGCTGCCCGTGGGGCACCCATTCGTCAACGAAGAATGGAATAAGGCGAAGTCGGCGCTGCTCAACGACGTCAGCGACAAGGATTTCCTGCTGGCCAGGATCGCGGCGTCATCCGCCGATGTGCAAGCCGACCAGGGCCAGGTGCGCCTGAAAGTCCAGATCGACAGCGGCCCCGCGGTACGCATGGGCGACCTGGAAATCGACGGCCTGCAGCGCGTGCCGGCCTCGCTGGTGCGGCGCTACGTGCGCTACAAACCCGGCGACCCCTACGACCAGGACAAGCTGAACGACTGGCAGCAGGTGCTGCAGAGCACCTCTTTCTTCCGGGGCGCCTTCGTTTCCATGGTGCGGCCCGGCGGCGGCACCATCACGCCGCCCGAGCAGACGCCGGCCGTTTCCACGCCGCAGGGCGATCCTGGCGTGGCGTCCGGCGCGCAGCCCGCCGCGCCGGTGGACAGCAATGGCGAAATCACGCTGCCCGTGCAGGTGCGCGTGGTGGAAGCGCCGCCCAAGCGTTTTTCGGCGTCGCTGGGCGTGGACAGCGATGTCGGCGTCGGCGTAGAGGCGCTGTACCGCCAGCAGGTGGTCCTGGGCCAACCGCTGACCATGGAATCCGGTTTCGGCGTGAACCGGCTGCGGCAGCGGGTGTACACCGATTTCTACCTGCCGCCGGACGGCAAGGGCAATAAAGACAGCATTGGCGTGCTGGCGGAGCATTCCGATATCCAGGGCCAGGACGTGACGCGTTTCGCGCTGGGGGCCACGCGCCTGCAGGAACGCCATGGCCAGGGCCGCGTCGACTACGAAACCCGCTGGGGCCTGCTGGCCGCGCACGATAGCGTCAAGATCGAAGGCGCCAGCGACTACGACCTGCCCAGCCTGACCGGCACCGTGGAGTGGCTGCGGCGCGATGTGGACGACAAGTACGACCCGCGCGACGGCAACCTGGTCGCGCTGGGCGGCGGTCTGGGCGTCACGCTGGACACCGGCCGGCCCTACAGCCGCGCCCGTGCCCGCGCGCAGCGCTGGTGGCCGGTGGGCCAGCGCGACGTCTTCACGCTGCGAGGCGAGATCGGCAAGGTATGGTCCGACAGCACGCGCGTCCCGCCGGACTTCGGTTTCCGCACAGGCGGCGCGCGCAGCATCCGGGGATACCGCTATCTGAGCATAGGCGCCGACCGCGGCGATGCGGTGGTGGATGCGCCCACCTTGCTGGTCGGCAGCATCGAATACGACCATTATTTCGACGAACGCTGGGGCGTCGGCTTTTTCGTCGACGCCGGCGATGCCGCCCAATCCTTCGGCGACATGCGCATGGCGGTCGGCTACGGCGTCGGCGCGCGCGTGCGCACGCCCGCCGGTCCGCTCTTTTTGGATGTGGCCTATGGCCAGCGCGACCATTCCCTGCGGCTGGCCTTTTCGCTGGGGATCGCATTTTGA
- a CDS encoding translocation/assembly module TamB domain-containing protein, which yields MKILARLLRDVLVWWLPTLLLFLCAVGAGAAWLAGTQAGAQWLARNALPQAGARAQDVTGSVWRGLRFGHLSVDTDGVSVDARDLALTVQWAELLQRRLRVRDLSAASLTVDIADTPADATPAEASGAPPSIPLDIVVEHLAVDEFSLRLNGEPLPVAVGGLQAALRAGAGGAEVRIDALDLKHDWGDARLKGQAELKRLAAPWPLNARLHVTAQGQGADSPLCVGRFVGDLAKGKSAPSAAGSPAHPVDPCLIEADLQADGSLDAMAATLAAQAAGAHLAAMADLAPQAAMPLRAADASLRLADGTSASVSLAVARDDAAGGIRVRGKIAADRLDLARLSGNAIPPSVLSTGGGFDALLTDAYVLRDAGLDLSIGAGSRWNSQPLDGTARGRVMTAANEQPAADWTAALADVRVQGLAVDLRLGRNRLRAQGSIDPAGGAITVDAAAPQLASFWPGLEGAATLQAKLTGTPARHRVELRGGYTPARSRPGMLGSAPMQASLDVSGGYGPGQGTDAASQLPGWRGTVSRVSFSHAGFDVALPRPVTVAWLPHARAPTWQWQVGPARIELGMPGGDRAVVDHQGSRGGDGRWETAGRMDDLVVTPALIRRIRRTVDPDAVAREAQTRQSRVNARVAASQRRFGVDVSWDLRYAGALTGKARLARRSGDLLVPGDPPMPLGLRDLVLDLNATATGGRNSRLDAALRVDTAAMGSLRATATAMLAATAAGGIGLAPRQPVRASLNADIDDLKWVELFTGDSTEIGGTLKASVQAQGVPGGDWTANGTMQGQKLRYVRVDDGVRLVDGTLSARLREDRLIVESLRFPAILRVVPTEARTREWVTRDPDAKNGYIDASGAWRLADAAGQVRIVLRRFPLIQRADRFAMVSGHVDIDAALPRISIHGDVKADAGWASLDVLSEVPTLDGDVVVHRPGDEDAAPSTPLQTDMDLNVDLGPRFYLTGMGLDAALGGSIRIRYVDNRLTGTGAVRTRAGRIDAYGQRLMLRRGSVTFQGPLDNPLLDIEALRTGEQVEAGVRVSGTAQRPRIDLISYPDVSDEEKLSWLVLGRAPDASGNDTALLVSLGTSLLGDGEPFYKKFGLDDVTVRNGTLGSSNSLLPDQTVAGNVNQDASQTLATQFVVASKNLAQGITLSVEQALAGSETVGRLSYRLSRRWSVDLKGGSVNGLELVYRTFLGD from the coding sequence TTGAAGATCCTGGCCAGGCTGCTGCGCGATGTCCTGGTGTGGTGGTTGCCCACCCTGCTGCTATTCCTGTGCGCCGTGGGCGCGGGCGCGGCGTGGCTGGCCGGCACGCAGGCGGGCGCCCAATGGCTGGCGCGCAATGCGCTGCCGCAGGCCGGGGCGCGGGCGCAGGACGTCACGGGCTCGGTCTGGCGCGGCCTGCGGTTCGGACACCTGTCGGTGGACACGGACGGCGTGTCGGTGGACGCGCGCGATCTGGCGCTGACCGTGCAATGGGCCGAACTGCTGCAGCGGCGCCTTCGCGTCCGGGATCTGTCCGCCGCCAGCCTGACGGTAGATATCGCCGATACGCCGGCGGACGCCACGCCCGCCGAAGCTTCCGGCGCGCCGCCTTCCATCCCGCTGGACATCGTGGTGGAACATCTGGCGGTGGACGAGTTTTCGTTGCGGCTGAATGGCGAGCCGCTGCCCGTCGCGGTGGGCGGGCTGCAGGCGGCATTGCGGGCCGGCGCGGGCGGCGCCGAAGTTCGCATCGATGCCCTGGACCTGAAGCATGACTGGGGCGACGCCCGCCTGAAGGGCCAGGCGGAATTGAAACGGCTGGCCGCGCCGTGGCCTTTGAACGCCCGCTTGCATGTGACCGCCCAAGGCCAGGGCGCGGACTCGCCGCTGTGCGTGGGCAGATTCGTGGGAGACCTGGCCAAGGGCAAATCGGCGCCCAGCGCGGCCGGCAGCCCGGCGCACCCCGTCGATCCTTGCCTGATCGAAGCCGATCTGCAGGCGGATGGTTCGCTGGATGCGATGGCGGCCACCCTGGCCGCGCAAGCGGCCGGCGCGCACTTGGCGGCGATGGCCGACCTGGCGCCGCAGGCGGCCATGCCGCTGCGCGCGGCCGACGCGTCGCTGCGGCTGGCGGATGGCACCTCGGCCTCGGTGTCGCTGGCGGTGGCGCGCGACGACGCGGCGGGCGGCATCCGCGTGCGCGGCAAAATCGCCGCGGACCGGCTGGACCTGGCCCGCCTGAGCGGCAACGCCATTCCGCCGTCGGTGCTGAGCACCGGTGGGGGCTTCGATGCCCTGCTGACCGACGCGTACGTGCTGCGCGATGCCGGCCTGGACTTGTCCATCGGTGCGGGCAGCCGGTGGAACAGCCAGCCGCTGGACGGCACGGCGCGCGGGCGTGTCATGACGGCCGCCAATGAGCAGCCTGCCGCCGATTGGACGGCCGCGCTGGCGGATGTGCGCGTGCAGGGCCTGGCCGTGGACTTGCGCCTGGGCCGCAACCGGTTGCGCGCGCAGGGCAGTATCGATCCCGCCGGCGGAGCCATTACCGTGGACGCCGCCGCGCCGCAATTGGCCTCGTTCTGGCCCGGCCTGGAAGGTGCCGCGACGCTGCAAGCCAAGCTGACCGGCACCCCCGCCCGCCACCGCGTGGAGTTGCGCGGCGGCTATACGCCCGCCCGCTCGCGCCCCGGCATGCTGGGCAGCGCGCCCATGCAGGCCTCGCTCGATGTCAGCGGCGGCTATGGCCCGGGCCAGGGTACGGATGCCGCATCGCAGCTGCCGGGGTGGCGCGGTACGGTGTCGCGCGTGAGCTTCTCGCACGCCGGCTTCGACGTGGCCTTGCCGCGGCCGGTGACGGTGGCCTGGTTGCCGCATGCCCGGGCGCCCACGTGGCAATGGCAGGTGGGTCCGGCGCGCATCGAGCTGGGCATGCCGGGCGGCGATCGGGCGGTGGTCGATCACCAGGGTTCCCGTGGCGGCGATGGCCGCTGGGAGACGGCCGGCCGCATGGACGATCTGGTCGTGACCCCCGCCCTGATCCGCCGTATCCGCCGCACGGTGGATCCGGACGCTGTCGCGCGGGAAGCGCAGACGCGGCAGTCGCGCGTCAATGCCCGGGTGGCGGCCAGCCAGCGGCGCTTCGGCGTGGACGTTTCCTGGGACCTGCGCTATGCGGGCGCCCTGACCGGCAAGGCGCGCCTGGCGCGCCGTTCCGGCGACCTGCTGGTGCCCGGCGACCCGCCCATGCCCCTGGGCTTGCGCGACCTGGTCCTGGACCTGAACGCCACCGCCACGGGTGGCCGCAATAGCCGGCTGGATGCCGCTTTGCGCGTCGACACCGCCGCCATGGGATCGTTGCGGGCCACGGCCACGGCCATGCTGGCCGCCACGGCGGCGGGCGGTATCGGCCTGGCGCCGCGCCAGCCGGTGCGCGCATCGCTGAATGCCGACATCGACGACCTGAAATGGGTGGAGCTGTTCACCGGCGACAGCACCGAGATCGGCGGCACGCTGAAGGCCAGCGTCCAGGCGCAGGGCGTGCCCGGCGGCGACTGGACGGCCAACGGCACGATGCAGGGCCAGAAGCTGCGTTACGTACGGGTCGACGACGGCGTACGGCTGGTGGACGGCACCCTGTCGGCGCGCCTGCGCGAGGACCGTCTTATCGTCGAGTCGCTGCGCTTTCCCGCCATCCTGCGCGTGGTGCCGACCGAGGCCCGCACCCGCGAATGGGTCACCCGCGATCCGGACGCCAAGAACGGCTATATCGATGCCAGCGGCGCCTGGCGGCTGGCGGATGCCGCGGGGCAGGTCCGCATCGTCCTGCGCCGGTTTCCTCTGATCCAGCGCGCGGACCGCTTCGCCATGGTGTCGGGCCATGTCGATATCGATGCGGCCTTGCCGCGTATCTCCATCCATGGCGACGTCAAGGCAGACGCCGGCTGGGCCAGCCTCGACGTGCTGTCCGAAGTGCCCACCTTGGACGGCGACGTGGTGGTCCACCGTCCCGGCGACGAGGACGCCGCGCCTTCCACGCCGCTGCAGACCGATATGGACCTTAACGTGGACCTGGGGCCGCGGTTCTACCTGACCGGCATGGGGCTGGACGCCGCGCTGGGCGGATCAATCCGCATCCGCTACGTCGATAACCGGCTGACGGGCACCGGGGCGGTGCGCACCCGCGCCGGCCGCATAGACGCCTACGGCCAGCGGCTGATGCTGCGCCGGGGCAGCGTCACCTTCCAGGGGCCGCTGGACAACCCGCTGCTGGATATCGAGGCGCTGCGTACCGGCGAACAGGTGGAGGCCGGCGTGCGTGTCAGCGGCACGGCCCAGCGTCCGCGCATCGACCTGATTTCCTACCCGGATGTGAGCGACGAGGAAAAACTGTCCTGGCTGGTCCTGGGCCGCGCCCCGGATGCCAGCGGCAACGATACGGCGCTGCTCGTGTCCCTGGGCACATCGTTGCTGGGCGACGGCGAGCCTTTCTACAAGAAGTTCGGATTGGACGACGTCACGGTGCGCAATGGCACGCTGGGCAGTTCCAACAGCCTGCTGCCCGACCAGACCGTGGCCGGCAACGTCAACCAGGACGCCAGCCAGACCCTGGCGACGCAGTTCGTGGTGGCCAGCAAGAACCTGGCGCAGGGCATCACGCTCAGCGTGGAGCAGGCCCTGGCCGGCTCCGAAACCGTCGGCAGGCTCAGCTATCGGCTGTCGCGCCGCTGGTCCGTGGACCTGAAGGGCGGCTCGGTCAATGGCCTGGAACTGGTGTATCGGACATTTCTGGGGGACTGA
- the dcd gene encoding dCTP deaminase, giving the protein MSIKSDLWIRRAAANGMIDPFEPGQVRESNGGRIVSYGTSSYGYDVRCANEFKIFTNINSTIVDPKNFDEKSFVDFTGDVCIIPPNSFALARTVEYFRIPRNVLTICLGKSTYARCGIIVNVTPLEPEWEGHVTLEFSNTTPLPAKIYAGEGCAQMLFLESDEVCETSYRDRGGKYQGQQGVTLPKT; this is encoded by the coding sequence ATGAGCATCAAAAGCGACCTGTGGATCCGGCGCGCCGCGGCCAACGGCATGATCGACCCCTTCGAGCCCGGCCAGGTGCGCGAATCCAACGGCGGCCGTATCGTCAGCTACGGCACGAGCAGCTACGGCTACGACGTGCGCTGCGCCAATGAATTCAAGATCTTCACCAACATCAATTCGACCATCGTCGATCCCAAGAACTTCGACGAAAAATCCTTCGTCGATTTCACGGGCGATGTGTGCATCATTCCGCCGAATTCCTTCGCCCTGGCGCGCACGGTGGAATATTTCCGCATCCCGCGCAACGTGCTGACCATCTGCCTGGGTAAAAGCACCTACGCGCGCTGCGGCATCATCGTCAACGTCACGCCGCTGGAACCGGAGTGGGAAGGCCACGTCACGCTGGAATTCTCCAACACCACCCCTTTGCCCGCGAAGATCTACGCCGGCGAGGGCTGCGCCCAGATGCTCTTCCTGGAAAGCGACGAGGTCTGCGAAACCTCTTATCGCGACCGCGGCGGCAAGTACCAGGGCCAGCAGGGTGTGACGCTGCCCAAGACCTGA